A region from the Anaerolineae bacterium genome encodes:
- a CDS encoding Multicopper oxidase, which translates to MRRLGFVFVFALFVLSAACTPPLSGLNREGLSPSADSDEQVGLSGNNPAEGSLGANATPTPGAMMAHNPEAAHMMQPITAPKIEPASADQGGQPLNFRLENGVKVFELTAKVVKWKILDGVEVTAYTYNGTVPGPLIRVTEGDAVRVILKNELPVPTTIHWHGIEVPNAMDGVPGMTQEPIQPGETFTYEFIARPAGTFMYHSHYEGDIQVSVGLYAPFIIDPKEPETNPPAVDKILMLSEWLVRDGLTYAAMPMSGMEPNYFTINGKAFPATETITVRKGEVVRLRLIGIGQFIHPMHLHGFAFKVVAVDGHAVPEAAQLTRDTISVAPGERYDIEFVASEVGEWMLHCHILHHTTNHNVEPGGLMLVIHVTE; encoded by the coding sequence ATGAGAAGATTAGGATTCGTATTTGTGTTCGCCTTATTTGTACTTTCGGCAGCCTGTACGCCGCCGCTGTCGGGTCTGAATCGAGAGGGTCTCTCGCCTTCCGCTGATTCGGATGAACAGGTCGGTCTGTCAGGGAACAACCCGGCTGAGGGTTCATTGGGGGCGAATGCCACACCGACTCCCGGCGCAATGATGGCACACAACCCTGAAGCGGCTCACATGATGCAGCCGATTACCGCGCCCAAGATAGAGCCAGCCAGTGCCGATCAGGGAGGCCAACCGCTCAATTTTCGCCTCGAAAACGGGGTCAAGGTCTTTGAGTTGACGGCGAAGGTGGTGAAATGGAAAATCCTGGACGGGGTGGAAGTCACTGCCTATACCTACAATGGCACAGTGCCGGGACCGCTGATTCGGGTGACGGAGGGAGATGCGGTAAGGGTGATTCTCAAAAACGAATTACCGGTTCCAACGACCATCCACTGGCACGGCATTGAAGTCCCCAATGCCATGGATGGCGTGCCGGGCATGACCCAGGAGCCCATTCAGCCAGGCGAGACCTTTACCTATGAGTTCATCGCCCGACCGGCAGGCACCTTTATGTATCATTCCCACTACGAAGGGGATATCCAGGTCAGTGTCGGTTTGTATGCACCCTTCATTATTGACCCCAAAGAGCCCGAAACCAACCCCCCAGCGGTGGATAAGATTCTGATGTTGTCGGAATGGTTGGTGCGCGATGGATTGACCTACGCTGCCATGCCGATGAGCGGGATGGAGCCAAATTACTTTACGATCAACGGCAAGGCTTTTCCGGCAACAGAGACCATTACGGTCAGGAAAGGGGAGGTGGTGCGCCTGCGTTTGATCGGCATTGGACAGTTCATCCATCCGATGCATCTACACGGCTTTGCCTTCAAAGTTGTGGCTGTCGATGGGCACGCGGTTCCCGAAGCAGCTCAGTTGACCAGGGATACGATCAGCGTTGCGCCTGGCGAGCGTTACGACATTGAGTTTGTGGCAAGCGAAGTGGGAGAGTGGATGTTGCACTGTCATATCTTGCATCATACAACCAATCACAATGTCGAACCGGGTGGTTTGATGCTGGTCATCCATGTGACCGAATAA
- a CDS encoding Dipeptide transport system permease protein DppC: MSFQADLRQSVRGGEGETPSPSTALYSQGSIWQKGIAFLKALLEKPASALGLIIFVLFVLIAIFAPWIAPYGVNEQIASEARQPPSAKHWFGTDNLGRDVFSRVLLGAREILSLAGFGTLVAVFFGTTLGLASGYLGGWFDEILMRIFDGLLAMPLLLLALLLLGTLGPSKNSVLLVIIIVYTPIVSRVVRSVTLSVRQRGFIEAARLRGENMAYILFREILPSVLPALAVEAALRFSYAIFLVASLGFLGVGVQPPSPDWGLMVREARNNVNQVPWAMYYPAAAIALIVVGVNLLADGIKRVLLNQK, translated from the coding sequence ATGAGCTTTCAAGCCGATTTACGTCAATCTGTTCGGGGAGGCGAGGGAGAAACACCCTCGCCCTCCACCGCTCTCTACAGCCAGGGTTCCATATGGCAAAAAGGGATTGCCTTTCTCAAAGCGTTGCTGGAGAAACCAGCCTCCGCGCTTGGATTGATCATCTTCGTCCTGTTTGTTTTGATCGCAATTTTTGCTCCCTGGATCGCCCCCTATGGCGTCAACGAACAGATCGCCAGCGAGGCGCGTCAGCCGCCTTCGGCAAAGCACTGGTTTGGCACCGATAATTTGGGGCGCGATGTTTTCAGTCGGGTTTTGCTGGGAGCGCGCGAGATTCTGAGCCTGGCGGGGTTTGGCACCCTCGTGGCAGTTTTCTTTGGAACGACGCTGGGTCTGGCAAGCGGTTATCTCGGAGGGTGGTTCGATGAAATCCTGATGCGTATCTTTGACGGCTTGCTTGCCATGCCTCTGCTCCTGCTGGCTTTGCTGCTTCTGGGGACGCTCGGGCCTTCAAAAAACAGTGTATTGCTGGTGATTATCATCGTCTATACCCCGATTGTGTCGCGGGTGGTGCGCAGTGTCACCCTCTCGGTGCGCCAGCGGGGTTTCATTGAAGCGGCTCGTTTGCGGGGCGAGAACATGGCTTATATCCTTTTTCGGGAGATATTGCCTTCGGTATTGCCGGCTCTGGCTGTCGAAGCCGCCCTGCGCTTTTCGTATGCCATTTTTCTGGTCGCCTCGTTGGGATTTCTGGGAGTTGGTGTTCAACCTCCCAGCCCAGACTGGGGACTCATGGTGCGCGAAGCCCGCAATAATGTCAATCAGGTTCCCTGGGCAATGTATTATCCGGCCGCTGCCATCGCTTTGATTGTGGTGGGGGTCAACCTGCTTGCCGATGGGATCAAACGCGTCCTGCTCAATCAAAAATAG
- a CDS encoding ABC transporter binding protein translates to MPTRRILKIIFVFVLLSAFLLQACGGQPSTPQETQPAQPVATEAPAQPQPPAETTAPEPPAPAGVERRGVLRVATQPLVQVDPAMISSDPEVFAANHIYDYLVDVTPENTIAPRLAKSWTVSEDGLVYTFQLEEGVTFHDGSPFTAKDVVWTFDRLRNPESGYPTADLYANIESIEATGELEVTFKLKQSNPFFLFDLSDNHALILKENTADPTQFNGTGPFKVVEYSPEDRLVLEANEAYFVEGQPMLAGVEILFFADQTAMVDALRGGQVDLVMALSTDLYSSLQGESGITLLDAPTNQFDVVRLRSDRAPGNDPRVMQALKMGLDRQAIYDLVMAGFGRIGRDSPIGPMYTAYYSEETPLPARDVEKAKALLAEAGYPNGLKIDLHTPDTGDRPELAVVLKNQWADIGVDVNVMVEPESVYYGDQGWLEVDLGITGWGSRPYPQFYLDVMLKCNAKWNEAHFCDEEFDQLATTAGTTLDEAERVQAYKAIQKLLIERGPIIVPYFYTQLAAIRSSFQGFVLKSFSGRSDLRPVSLVE, encoded by the coding sequence ATGCCAACTCGTAGAATTTTGAAAATCATCTTTGTTTTCGTACTTCTTAGCGCTTTTCTCTTGCAGGCATGTGGGGGGCAACCTTCAACACCGCAAGAGACCCAGCCTGCCCAACCCGTGGCGACAGAAGCCCCAGCCCAACCCCAACCCCCAGCCGAAACCACTGCCCCCGAACCGCCGGCGCCCGCCGGAGTTGAACGTCGCGGTGTTTTGCGCGTCGCCACCCAGCCGCTCGTTCAGGTCGATCCGGCGATGATTTCGTCCGACCCGGAAGTGTTTGCCGCGAACCATATTTACGATTATCTTGTGGATGTCACGCCGGAAAACACCATCGCCCCGCGCCTGGCGAAAAGCTGGACGGTGAGTGAGGATGGGCTGGTGTACACCTTCCAACTGGAGGAGGGAGTAACTTTTCATGATGGATCACCCTTCACGGCAAAAGATGTTGTCTGGACTTTCGATCGGTTGCGCAATCCAGAGTCAGGCTATCCGACTGCTGACCTGTACGCCAACATCGAGAGCATCGAAGCCACTGGTGAACTGGAGGTGACCTTCAAGCTGAAACAATCCAATCCCTTCTTCCTCTTCGATCTCAGCGATAACCATGCCCTGATTCTCAAAGAAAACACAGCCGATCCCACCCAATTCAACGGCACAGGTCCCTTTAAGGTTGTGGAATACAGCCCGGAGGACCGCCTGGTGCTCGAAGCTAATGAGGCTTATTTTGTCGAAGGTCAGCCGATGCTGGCGGGGGTTGAGATTCTCTTTTTTGCCGACCAAACGGCGATGGTGGATGCCCTGCGCGGTGGGCAGGTTGACCTGGTGATGGCACTTTCCACCGACCTGTACAGCAGCCTGCAAGGCGAGAGTGGCATTACCCTGTTAGATGCGCCGACCAATCAATTCGACGTCGTCCGTTTGCGCTCCGACCGCGCTCCGGGCAATGACCCGCGCGTGATGCAGGCTCTGAAAATGGGGCTGGATCGGCAGGCAATTTATGACCTGGTCATGGCTGGCTTTGGTCGCATCGGCCGCGATAGCCCGATTGGCCCGATGTACACCGCCTACTACAGCGAAGAGACTCCCTTGCCAGCGCGAGATGTTGAAAAAGCCAAAGCTCTGCTGGCTGAAGCGGGATACCCTAATGGCTTGAAGATCGATTTGCACACCCCCGATACCGGCGATCGCCCCGAACTGGCGGTTGTGCTCAAAAACCAGTGGGCGGATATTGGGGTGGATGTCAATGTGATGGTGGAGCCAGAGAGCGTTTACTATGGCGACCAGGGCTGGTTGGAAGTCGATCTGGGCATCACCGGCTGGGGTTCGCGACCGTATCCTCAGTTTTATCTGGATGTGATGTTGAAGTGCAACGCCAAATGGAACGAGGCGCATTTCTGCGATGAAGAGTTCGACCAGCTTGCCACTACCGCCGGCACCACCCTGGACGAAGCCGAGCGGGTGCAGGCGTATAAAGCCATTCAAAAGCTGTTGATCGAACGCGGCCCGATCATCGTACCCTATTTCTACACTCAACTGGCTGCCATCCGTTCGAGCTTCCAGGGATTTGTCCTCAAGTCTTTCTCAGGTCGTTCGGATCTTCGCCCGGTTTCGCTGGTTGAATAG
- a CDS encoding Xanthine dehydrogenase, molybdenum binding subunit encodes MIGEHSLFSWFKSVLPFSLFPLTLSFTDPLQAGSNADEGWRESFPPPSEAMIGGHPYRTDSLGKVSGQTRYVEDLTPADAWSLLVGRSPHFHARLLKLDTHRAESAPGVRKILTWRDVPGVNSFVEYSLEEPVLPAVGQTLRMKGAPIFLVVAETAEQGYQALQQVEVELEVLPHVLSIDEALAPEAVQIAGDHNVLATFEVHYGDIEAAFAQSTTIVETEYTTSFLEHAYLERESLLGYVDEMGRITVIGGNHQPYNQRRYIAEALGLPYEQVRVITPPTGGSFGGKQDPWPFIATALAVYHVRHPVRLIYSRAESFEASPKRHPYQMRYRIGATAEGELKALFTRIFADTGGYDSGGQYIPNYAITSGGGCYRWNAVDGIAQTIYTNGPKSGQFRGFGTAQATFGIECALDEVAEALAIDPLELRLRNCLHDGDPLYLGYPSAETIGYQQVLEAIRPAYQQLQAEVQQFQEQNPNSSLRQGVGLAGMWYRFGKAGTLCIEAHAELALDGRVVVYCAAPDYGQGTNTVMSQIAADSLGVSRQQIQIVNADTALVPNSDIQGASRATYFVGGAVRQAVLALRQEIYGLAAEMLDVPVHHLILQEDCIRVKDALDRRLTLKELAQEFERIGKARRVIGQFDLRTAFPRHPDAEYAPFFVTGAHVAKVQVDLETGFVQVLKMVAAHDVGKVVNPIDARGQVEGAILMGIGAALSEAYLPGLTNGFSTYLLPMIDRMPEIEVIFVEVGSRFGPYGVKGLGETAMLPSTPAIINAISRAIGKRIRSIPATPEKVYFALQHKP; translated from the coding sequence TTGATTGGTGAGCATTCCCTCTTTTCCTGGTTCAAATCTGTTCTCCCTTTTTCCCTGTTTCCTCTCACGCTTTCCTTTACCGACCCCCTCCAGGCAGGATCAAACGCAGACGAAGGTTGGCGAGAGAGCTTTCCACCTCCTTCTGAGGCAATGATCGGTGGACATCCTTATCGCACCGACTCACTTGGCAAAGTGAGCGGGCAGACCCGCTATGTCGAAGACCTGACCCCAGCAGATGCATGGAGTCTGCTGGTGGGTCGCAGCCCTCACTTTCACGCTCGCCTGCTTAAACTGGATACCCACCGAGCCGAGAGTGCCCCGGGGGTGCGCAAGATTCTCACCTGGCGCGACGTGCCAGGTGTCAATAGCTTTGTAGAATACAGCCTGGAAGAGCCTGTCCTCCCTGCAGTTGGGCAAACCCTGCGCATGAAAGGTGCCCCCATCTTCCTGGTGGTTGCCGAAACTGCCGAACAAGGCTACCAGGCATTGCAACAGGTCGAAGTAGAACTGGAGGTTTTACCCCATGTTCTTTCGATAGACGAGGCACTGGCACCCGAGGCCGTGCAAATTGCCGGCGACCATAACGTACTGGCGACGTTCGAGGTCCACTACGGCGACATCGAGGCAGCTTTTGCTCAATCCACCACCATTGTAGAAACCGAATATACTACCAGCTTCCTGGAACATGCCTACCTCGAACGCGAAAGCCTGTTGGGCTACGTGGACGAAATGGGGAGGATCACGGTCATCGGTGGCAACCACCAGCCCTACAACCAGAGGCGGTACATTGCCGAGGCGTTGGGATTACCCTACGAACAGGTGCGAGTGATCACTCCCCCTACAGGGGGCTCCTTTGGAGGCAAGCAAGACCCGTGGCCCTTCATCGCCACCGCCCTGGCAGTCTATCACGTGCGCCATCCCGTGCGCTTGATCTACAGCCGCGCCGAATCGTTCGAGGCCTCGCCCAAGCGTCACCCCTATCAAATGCGTTACCGAATCGGTGCCACTGCCGAAGGCGAACTTAAAGCCCTGTTTACCCGCATCTTTGCCGATACAGGCGGATACGATAGCGGCGGCCAGTATATCCCCAATTATGCGATCACCTCTGGGGGCGGCTGCTACCGCTGGAACGCGGTAGATGGCATCGCTCAGACCATCTACACCAATGGGCCCAAATCCGGGCAATTTCGCGGCTTTGGCACGGCGCAAGCAACATTCGGGATTGAATGCGCGCTCGATGAAGTAGCCGAAGCCCTGGCAATCGACCCGCTCGAACTGCGTCTGCGCAATTGTCTGCACGATGGCGATCCCCTGTACCTGGGGTATCCCTCCGCTGAGACCATTGGCTATCAACAAGTGCTGGAGGCGATTCGCCCCGCTTATCAGCAGTTACAGGCAGAAGTCCAGCAATTTCAAGAGCAAAACCCGAATTCATCCCTCCGCCAGGGGGTCGGGCTGGCGGGCATGTGGTACCGCTTCGGCAAGGCAGGCACGTTGTGCATCGAAGCTCACGCCGAGTTAGCCTTAGATGGGCGCGTTGTCGTTTATTGCGCTGCACCGGATTACGGGCAGGGCACCAACACCGTGATGTCCCAAATTGCAGCCGATAGCCTGGGGGTCAGCCGCCAGCAAATCCAGATCGTCAACGCCGATACGGCTCTGGTGCCGAACAGCGACATCCAGGGCGCCTCAAGAGCCACGTACTTTGTCGGGGGGGCGGTTCGCCAGGCTGTCCTCGCCCTGCGCCAGGAAATCTATGGCCTGGCCGCAGAAATGCTGGATGTCCCCGTGCATCATCTAATCCTCCAGGAGGATTGCATTCGGGTCAAAGACGCACTGGATCGCCGCTTAACTTTAAAGGAGCTGGCACAAGAGTTCGAGCGCATCGGCAAAGCGCGGCGGGTGATCGGTCAATTCGACCTGCGGACGGCGTTTCCTCGCCACCCGGATGCCGAATATGCTCCCTTTTTCGTCACCGGCGCCCACGTCGCCAAAGTTCAGGTTGACCTGGAGACCGGCTTTGTACAGGTTCTCAAGATGGTCGCCGCTCACGATGTGGGCAAGGTAGTCAACCCGATTGACGCCCGCGGACAGGTCGAAGGGGCGATCCTGATGGGGATCGGCGCAGCCCTCTCAGAAGCCTATTTACCTGGACTGACCAATGGCTTCAGCACCTATCTGTTGCCAATGATCGATCGCATGCCTGAAATCGAGGTGATTTTCGTCGAAGTTGGCAGCCGCTTTGGCCCTTATGGCGTGAAAGGGCTGGGGGAGACAGCCATGTTGCCCTCCACGCCAGCCATTATCAACGCCATCAGCCGCGCCATCGGGAAACGCATTCGTTCCATCCCTGCCACCCCCGAAAAGGTTTATTTCGCCCTGCAGCACAAACCCTGA
- a CDS encoding Transcriptional activator of maltose regulon, MalT yields the protein MEREALFERLNQNLQSDRILTLVSAPAGYGKSTLVNTWLTQQSLSASWLTLDDKDNELGRFLMYLIASIQQVEPDFCGDLFTVLQADQVPPPDVLVTTLVEDMLKWTQKRIVVLDDFHCIHNPAVLGVLNHLLISQPPLLHLMILTREDPPLPLARLRVGGQMSEIRTLDLRFSSDESRQFFQKVIGIDLPQPDIQSLTSRTEGWAAGLQLAGLILRDLKDPSTFIRAFSGGHRFILSYLTEEVLNHQTAEVQDFLLQTSILSQLCGELCDAVTGRTDSAEQLETLYSANLFLILLDESDGWYRYHPLFAEMLQSQLRRRAPHLIAELHRRASGWFEEQDMPVYSIEHALVAGRDASLVGLLEKHSWQLLTRGYSQRFIMWVEELPPELRRLSPILNTSLVWGKILHGEYPQAASDLIEAQEALENLSPEHPKRQIIEAELLALQSFIAQARGEVEEALALAEKAKSLVPPEEIRMKGSTALAYGVACRMLGRFEEAIESLNEAIQFGHELEDHITAMVAVAHLSLIFLRLGELHRLAAVAEVAIERAEKISRVAPLMIGYAHAALGEVYYEWGEFEKARSILSHAIRLATLANHPASLIYSKIAMARLCQGEGDLEAAEQSLAEAYEILAHAGPAWAYLDWVAQQVSLLVAQGKLQQAESLLISTKIMPESEVTYRTEGIHLAWLRWMIAHRHPEALNLAERIVKEASAGKRNGTLLRALVLGAKAGGGVEWLKQAKTLAAAEGYQRIFLDEGCELISTSSSELVEPLSERELEVLRLLAQGLTYTEIAQSLFVSINTVRHHIKNIYSKLGVEKQTQAVQRARELKLI from the coding sequence TTGGAGCGGGAGGCTCTATTTGAGCGGCTCAACCAGAATTTGCAAAGTGATCGCATTCTGACGTTGGTCTCGGCTCCAGCCGGCTACGGAAAAAGCACCCTGGTTAACACCTGGCTGACCCAACAATCTCTATCTGCAAGCTGGTTAACCCTGGATGATAAAGATAATGAATTGGGGCGATTTCTGATGTATTTGATTGCCTCAATTCAACAGGTAGAGCCAGATTTTTGTGGGGATCTTTTCACGGTGCTTCAGGCTGATCAAGTACCGCCTCCTGATGTGCTGGTAACAACGCTGGTAGAGGACATGTTGAAATGGACACAAAAGCGGATCGTTGTACTGGATGATTTTCATTGCATTCATAACCCCGCTGTGCTGGGTGTGTTGAACCACTTGCTAATATCGCAGCCGCCTTTGTTGCATCTGATGATCCTGACGCGGGAAGATCCCCCTCTCCCGCTAGCCCGCTTGCGGGTAGGGGGACAAATGAGTGAGATTCGCACCCTTGATTTACGTTTTTCCTCAGATGAATCCAGGCAATTCTTCCAGAAAGTGATCGGGATCGACCTTCCACAGCCGGACATTCAAAGCCTGACCAGCCGTACGGAGGGGTGGGCAGCCGGGTTACAACTGGCGGGATTGATCCTGCGCGATCTCAAAGACCCTTCCACCTTTATTCGAGCTTTTAGTGGCGGACATCGTTTTATTTTGAGTTATTTGACCGAGGAAGTGCTGAACCATCAAACGGCTGAGGTGCAGGATTTCCTTTTACAAACTTCGATCTTATCGCAATTATGTGGAGAGCTTTGCGACGCAGTGACTGGCAGGACGGATAGTGCTGAGCAATTAGAAACGTTATATTCCGCCAACCTGTTCTTGATTTTGTTGGATGAAAGCGATGGATGGTATCGTTATCATCCTCTCTTTGCGGAAATGCTTCAGTCTCAATTGCGTCGCCGAGCTCCGCACTTAATCGCTGAATTGCATCGGAGAGCCAGTGGCTGGTTTGAAGAACAAGATATGCCTGTCTACAGCATTGAGCACGCCTTAGTCGCCGGTCGGGATGCGAGCCTGGTTGGCTTGCTGGAAAAACATAGCTGGCAGTTACTTACCCGCGGTTATTCGCAACGGTTTATTATGTGGGTGGAGGAGTTGCCTCCAGAATTGCGCCGCCTGAGCCCCATCCTTAACACCAGCCTTGTGTGGGGGAAAATCCTGCATGGGGAATATCCTCAGGCAGCCTCTGATCTGATTGAAGCCCAGGAAGCCTTAGAAAACCTATCGCCAGAACATCCAAAGCGCCAGATTATCGAAGCTGAGTTACTTGCCTTGCAATCGTTCATTGCTCAGGCGCGTGGAGAAGTTGAAGAAGCCCTGGCTTTGGCTGAAAAGGCAAAATCTCTTGTACCGCCCGAAGAGATACGCATGAAAGGATCGACAGCCCTGGCATACGGGGTAGCCTGTCGTATGCTGGGGCGATTTGAGGAGGCAATCGAGTCGCTTAACGAAGCCATACAGTTTGGTCATGAGTTAGAAGATCACATCACTGCAATGGTCGCTGTGGCTCACCTTTCCCTCATTTTCCTTCGGCTTGGCGAATTGCATCGCCTGGCAGCAGTTGCCGAAGTTGCGATTGAGCGGGCTGAGAAAATCAGCCGCGTCGCTCCTCTCATGATCGGTTACGCCCATGCCGCTTTGGGTGAGGTTTACTACGAGTGGGGAGAATTTGAAAAAGCACGCAGCATCCTGTCTCATGCGATACGGTTGGCGACGCTTGCCAATCATCCAGCGTCTTTGATTTATAGCAAAATTGCTATGGCGCGCTTATGTCAGGGCGAGGGTGATCTGGAAGCGGCAGAGCAATCCCTGGCTGAAGCTTATGAAATTCTTGCGCATGCCGGACCTGCCTGGGCTTACCTGGACTGGGTTGCTCAGCAGGTCAGTCTTCTCGTTGCACAAGGAAAACTCCAGCAGGCAGAGAGCTTGTTAATTTCAACTAAAATCATGCCTGAGTCCGAAGTCACGTATCGAACAGAAGGAATCCATTTAGCCTGGTTGCGTTGGATGATTGCCCATCGTCATCCTGAAGCGCTCAACCTGGCTGAGCGAATTGTGAAGGAAGCATCGGCAGGTAAGCGGAACGGAACATTGCTGCGCGCGCTGGTGTTAGGAGCAAAGGCAGGCGGAGGAGTTGAGTGGTTAAAGCAGGCGAAGACCCTGGCTGCCGCTGAAGGCTATCAACGGATTTTCCTGGATGAAGGTTGTGAGTTAATCTCTACTTCTTCTTCGGAATTGGTAGAACCGCTGAGTGAACGTGAACTGGAAGTTTTACGTCTGCTCGCCCAAGGGCTTACCTATACGGAAATTGCCCAGAGTCTGTTTGTGAGTATCAATACTGTCCGGCATCACATTAAGAACATCTACAGTAAGTTGGGGGTGGAAAAACAGACTCAGGCGGTTCAACGGGCACGTGAATTGAAGTTGATTTGA
- a CDS encoding UDP-glucose 4-epimerase, which produces MNFLVTGAAGFLGSALANQLAREGHEVRGLDDLSTGDPSALSPDVHFTRGDVNDRPKLWTLLQDIDCVYHLAARVSVQESVLYPREYNAVNVGGTVSLMEAMRDVGVRRVVLISSGAVYGEQEMQPLHEEVKPKPRSPYAVSKLAAEYYVRTIGDLWGIETVCLRVFNAYGPGQRLPASHPPVIPYFLRQAVRNGTIVIHGKGDQTRDYIYLDDVVRAMIAASTAPNVNHQIINIGSGQEISVRELARLVLKITNSDAEVLYNPRNDPGVSRMCADISLAKEKLTFQPRVSLEEGLRLTLEKDPLFRKEPIRVRG; this is translated from the coding sequence ATGAACTTTCTGGTCACTGGGGCAGCAGGTTTTCTCGGCTCAGCTTTAGCCAATCAACTGGCGCGTGAAGGACATGAAGTGCGCGGCCTGGATGATCTCTCGACAGGCGATCCATCTGCGCTCTCACCCGATGTCCATTTCACACGTGGGGATGTCAACGATCGCCCCAAGCTCTGGACACTCTTACAAGATATCGATTGCGTCTACCATCTGGCAGCGCGAGTTTCAGTACAGGAATCCGTGCTTTATCCGCGGGAGTATAACGCGGTCAATGTGGGCGGGACTGTCAGCCTGATGGAGGCGATGCGCGATGTGGGCGTGCGCCGAGTCGTATTGATCTCTTCAGGAGCTGTCTACGGGGAACAGGAAATGCAACCCCTCCACGAAGAGGTTAAGCCCAAACCGCGCTCACCTTATGCAGTCTCCAAACTGGCAGCAGAATACTACGTACGCACGATTGGCGATCTGTGGGGTATCGAAACCGTCTGTTTGCGGGTCTTCAATGCATATGGGCCAGGTCAACGCCTGCCAGCCTCTCATCCACCGGTCATCCCTTATTTTTTACGTCAAGCTGTACGAAACGGAACGATTGTCATCCATGGAAAAGGGGATCAAACCCGAGATTATATCTATCTCGACGATGTCGTCCGAGCCATGATCGCCGCCTCCACTGCCCCCAACGTAAACCATCAGATTATCAACATCGGCAGCGGCCAGGAAATCAGCGTCCGCGAGCTTGCCCGATTGGTACTCAAAATCACCAATTCGGATGCTGAAGTCCTCTATAATCCCCGCAACGATCCGGGGGTTTCACGTATGTGCGCGGACATCAGCCTGGCAAAAGAAAAATTGACCTTTCAACCACGCGTTTCCCTTGAAGAAGGTCTGCGCCTCACCCTGGAGAAAGACCCTCTTTTCCGCAAAGAACCCATCCGCGTACGTGGTTAA
- a CDS encoding Protoporphyrinogen IX oxidase, oxygen-independent, HemG gives MTKSTLSRRDFLKLGSLTMGAAVFTCCGAGYLATLSPPVSTPELNFGKENQMNQSVLITYATRAGSTAEIAAVMGEVMAARGFNVQVVPVKEKPSLTGYDCVLIGSAIRMGKWLPEAVDFVKENQRVLNQMPIALFTVHMLNLAEDETSRAARFAYLQEVRPLLNHAEEVYFAGKMDFSRLSFLDRLIAKMVKAVESDQRDWDKIQNWAKAVFA, from the coding sequence ATGACGAAGTCAACCCTTTCACGCCGGGATTTTCTAAAACTGGGCAGCCTGACGATGGGTGCGGCTGTGTTTACCTGTTGCGGAGCAGGCTATCTGGCGACCCTATCACCGCCAGTTTCCACCCCTGAATTGAATTTTGGAAAGGAAAATCAAATGAATCAATCTGTTCTGATTACCTATGCCACTCGCGCCGGCTCTACGGCTGAAATTGCTGCTGTAATGGGAGAAGTGATGGCAGCGCGTGGTTTTAACGTTCAAGTTGTCCCTGTCAAAGAGAAGCCGTCTCTAACCGGATACGATTGTGTGCTGATTGGAAGTGCTATCCGCATGGGAAAATGGCTTCCCGAGGCGGTGGATTTTGTCAAAGAGAATCAGCGCGTCCTCAATCAAATGCCAATTGCCCTGTTTACGGTGCACATGCTGAATCTGGCTGAGGATGAAACCAGCCGGGCAGCTCGATTTGCCTACCTGCAAGAGGTGCGGCCTCTGCTGAACCATGCCGAAGAAGTCTATTTTGCGGGAAAGATGGATTTTTCGCGTTTATCTTTCCTTGACCGCTTGATTGCCAAAATGGTTAAGGCGGTTGAGTCCGATCAGCGCGATTGGGACAAAATTCAAAATTGGGCAAAAGCCGTTTTTGCTTAG
- a CDS encoding DNA-3-methyladenine glycosylase II produces the protein MSSFQPLPRAFFDRPTLLVAEQLLGMRLVRIENQRRLSGFIIETEAYIGEDDQGCHARAGLTPRTKVMYGPPGHAYVYFTYGMHWLLNFVTEREGFPAAVLIRAVQLDEGEELVAQRRNGQPRHLWTNGPAKLCQAFNIDGGWNGYDLCQPNALLYVESLPDGSPFLPLSVTTTPRVGLYSVQEPWRSIPWRFVGSPISTSAIGQREVPDT, from the coding sequence ATGAGCAGCTTCCAGCCCCTCCCCAGAGCGTTCTTTGATCGCCCGACGCTATTGGTTGCCGAGCAACTGTTGGGAATGCGTCTGGTGCGGATCGAGAATCAACGGCGATTGAGCGGTTTTATCATTGAAACCGAAGCCTATATTGGCGAAGACGATCAAGGATGTCACGCCCGGGCTGGTTTGACTCCCAGGACAAAAGTAATGTATGGTCCGCCAGGTCATGCTTATGTTTACTTTACTTACGGGATGCATTGGCTGCTCAATTTCGTCACGGAGAGGGAAGGATTTCCAGCCGCGGTACTTATCCGGGCGGTCCAACTGGACGAGGGAGAAGAGCTTGTGGCTCAACGGCGCAATGGTCAACCACGCCATCTATGGACAAATGGACCTGCAAAGCTCTGTCAGGCCTTCAATATCGATGGCGGATGGAATGGTTACGATCTCTGTCAACCTAACGCTCTCCTGTATGTCGAGAGCCTCCCAGATGGAAGCCCATTTCTCCCTCTGAGCGTGACTACCACCCCGCGTGTGGGGTTATATAGTGTACAGGAACCCTGGCGCAGCATCCCGTGGAGGTTTGTCGGTTCACCCATTTCAACGTCTGCCATCGGTCAAAGGGAGGTTCCTGATACCTGA